One segment of Anopheles stephensi strain Indian chromosome 3, UCI_ANSTEP_V1.0, whole genome shotgun sequence DNA contains the following:
- the LOC118509042 gene encoding inhibitor of Bruton tyrosine kinase: MFTISDYDYECTKKCQLVNHGNAITFALTKRAVSDELLAAYIAKTCRNFAHVLDEHGRSALHMAASVGRSAIVEWLINQGASLTQKDLESGHTALHRAMYYGNVGAAVLLVKHGAALDAPDEDFVNPIQLCSNVSEQGAGTNNGRGALGPELMIWGQNKNYNLGIGNAQDKGNPESMEYFRKTRTTIRKLEISSYHSVFLTHRMGELYVAGHGVGGRLGLGMEDTIAYPMKVPLTLKDDERITDVAAAKHHTLVLTNSNHIYSCGENKHCQLGLKPPPPNLLAFKEITGQCHLSGKIIKRVIAKDYHSIAVLDTEFYVWGLNGGQFGLKRDSRNEMIVLPKPIALIPDGTALKDDGGAVKRDTTIKLIESSNAAIVVYTMQNFLHIFSGFKVKTYKKPLMEKVECLSVAGGELQTDQDDVVKRAGDLRVIVFTASRNIYIWYEDCQQFVRCMFAQSRNLEVEKIRWCAQNTLVLLLGNLYQGIITNKLPRSAKQQFSDFKETYIRKELCDTLQSRIELRRIRHLSNVIDFTCDADGENYAALVENTRRCFCVPELVESNYDYGTLLADANEMDGVHDVVLYVEDEPFASHRFILYHRSDALRKLLQQFPAQREFVLKEHGLGGITLRAFRLIMRYLYTNQLIARADVERLLRKPGAGENGGSSTTVDAAELTAMCQKLRQQFDKLRLTVLSQSVKSLQVDPPIEPFPKLRHDSYPELYDITIELQDDKKMRAHKCVLVARLDYFNMMFAHCWTEKRTAADLRTVPREYMDVIIPFLYDNDYDRVRRQRYSENFILSMIIICDQFLIEELKSIFETILSQRVHLRNVGELLEFAYQYNCEVLKSVCMQFVSVNFARLLEWHLLDGLEPTILGQIDQFYKEFFHLSDFRMITPHADAIGDEELEQFVSDFRIDLDQKASDQQQPTAAERSAKLTPKGKQTNMTALSKLQREKRNYEKEAMAYLERLVLEEAAAVKERKISVSKSTITTTPTTSYPSPKGKLEAVPDHSATSEGVANKVWQTVSADSKRKAALSAALRANELMKEEAAQPSSESFSNLRTVLERSPTAPQLVALRSPDEGYESASNVPRAATLSLSDFTIQNARLSQKERKRLNSEKSRLAKAANAVEPAESLAPPVAPVNPWKSIASIPAADLFKAADPALGSDVALPGRKQRNNSTNEPSKSVKAEPGVTSYYL, from the exons ATGTTTACCATCTCCGATTACGATTATGAGTGCACAAAAAAGTGTCAGCTGGTGAACCATGGGAACGCAATCACGTTTGCGCTTACCAAGCGCGCCGTTTCCGATGAGTTGCTGGCGGCATACATTGCCAAAACCTGCCGCAACTTTGCTCACGTCCTCGATGAACATGGTCGTTCGGCGCTGCATATGGCCGCATCCGTCGGCCGGTCTGCCATTGTCGAGTGGCTAATAAATCAG GGTGCCAGTCTTACCCAGAAGGATCTCGAGTCGGGACACACCGCTTTGCACCGGGCCATGTATTACGGGAATGTAGGGGCCGCCGTTTTGCTGGTGAAGCATGGTGCCGCACTCGATGCGCCGGATGAAGATTTCGTTAATCCTATCCAGCTGTGTAGCAACGTTTCAGAGCAGGGCGCCGGCACGAACAATGGACGCGGTGCGCTGGGGCCCGAACTGATGATCTGgggtcaaaacaaaaactataaCCTAGGCATCGGGAACGCACAGGACAAGGGTAACCCCGAAAGTATGGAGTATTTCCGCAAAACGCGCACCACCATTCGGAAGCTGGAAATCAGCTCGTACCATAGCGTATTCCTGACGCACAGGATGGGAGAGCTGTACGTTGCTGGCCACGGTGTCGGTGGACGGCTCGGGCTGGGTATGGAAGACACCATTGCGTACCCGATGAAGGTGCCGCTGACGCTGAAGGACGACGAACGGATAACGGATGTGGCCGCGGCCAAGCATCACACGCTCGTGCTCACGAACAGCAATCAT ATTTACTCGTGCGGCGAGAATAAACACTGCCAGCTGGGACTGAAACCGCCGCCACCGAACCTGCTTGCGTTCAAGGAAATTACGGGCCAATGCCATCTATC AGGGAAAATCATCAAACGTGTCATTGCGAAGGATTATCATTCGATCGCTGTCCTGGACACGGAGTTTTACGTCTGGGGACTGAACGGTGGCCAGTTCGGTCTCAAGCGAGATTCGCGTAATGAGATGATCGTGTTGCCGAAACCAATTGCACTAATACCGGACGGAACAGCGCTCAAAGACGATGGTGGTGCCGTAAAGCGTGACACAACCATCAAACTGATCGAGTCAAGCAATGCAGCCATTGTCGTGTACACAATGCAAAACTTCCTGCACATTTTCAGTGGCTTCAAGGTGAAAACGTACAAAAAACCATT GATGGAAAAAGTGGAATGTCTCTCGGTGGCGGGTGGCGAACTGCAAACCGATCAGGACGATGTGGTGAAGCGTGCGGGCGATTTGCGGGTGATCGTGTTTACCGCATCGCGCAACATTTACATATGGTACGAGGATTGCCAGCAGTTCGTGCGCTGTATGTTTGCCCAGTCGCGCAACCTGGAGGTGGAAAAGATACGATGGTGTGCGCAGAACACGctcgtgctgctgctcggcaACCTGTACCAGGGCATCATAACCAACAAGCTGCCACGGTCCGCTAAGCAGCAGTTCAGCGATTTTAAGGAAACGTACATCCGGAAGGAGCTGTGCGACACACTGCAGAGCCGCATAGAGCTGCGGCGCATACGCCATCTGAGCAACGTGATCGACTTTACGTGCGATGCGGATGGCGAAAACTATGCGGCGCTGGTGGAAAACACGCGCCGCTGCTTTTGTGTGCCGGAGTTGGTAGAGTCGAACTACGACTATGGGACGCTGCTGGCCGATGCAAACGAAATGGACGGCGTGCACGATGTGGTGCTGTACGTGGAAGACGAACCGTTCGCTAGCCATCGGTTCATCCTGTACCATCGATCGGACGCGCTACGGAAATTGCTGCAGCAGTTCCCGGCGCAAAGAGAGTTCGTGCTGAAGGAGCACGGATTGGGCGGCATTACGTTACGTGCGTTCCGGCTGATCATGCGCTATCTTTACACGAATCAGCTCATCGCCCGTGCGGACGTCGAACGGCTGCTCCGGAAACCGGGCGCTGGCGAGAACGGCGGTAGTAGTACTACCGTTGACGCTGCAGAGTTGACCGCCATGTGTCAGAAGCTGAGGCAGCAGTTCGACAAGCTTCGTCTGACTGTCTTATCACAATCGGTAAAAAG CTTGCAGGTGGACCCACCGATCGAACCGTTTCCGAAGCTGCGTCACGATTCGTATCCCGAGCTGTACGATATAACGATCGAGCTGCAGGACGACAAGAAGATGCGAGCGCACAAGTGTGTGCTGGTGGCACGGCTTGACTATTTTAACATGATGTTTGCCCACTGCTGGACGGAAAAGCGCACGGCTGCCGACCTACGGACGGTTCCGCGTGAATACATGGACGTCATTATACCCTTTCTGTACGACAACGATTATGACCGGGTGCGGAGGCAGCGTTATTCGGAAAACTTTATTCTGAGCATGATCATCATCTGCGACCAGTTTCTGATCGAAGAGCTCAAGAGCATCTTCGAAACGATCCTCAGCCAAAGAGTGCATCTACGAAATGTGGGCGAACTGCTCGAGTTTGCCTACCAGTACAACTGTGAGGTGTTGAAGAGCGTCTGTATGCAGTTCGTCAGCGTTAACTTTGCCCGACTGCTCGAGTGGCACCTGCTGGACGGGCTCGAGCCAACCATCCTGGGCCAGATCGATCAATTCTACAAGGAATTCTTCCACCTTTCCGACTTCCGTATGATAACCCCGCACGCTGATGCGATTGGCGACGAGGAGCTGGAACAGTTCGTCAGCGACTTTCGTATCGATCTTGATCAAAAAGCGtccgatcagcagcagccgacCGCTGCCGAACGTTCGGCGAAACTCACCCCGAAagggaagcaaacaaacatgaCGGCACTCTCAAAGCTACAGCGCGAAAAGCGAAACTACGAAAAGGAAGCAATGGCTTACCTGGAACGATTGGTTCTGGAAGAGGCGGCCGCAGTGAAGGAACGAAAAATTTCGGTCAGCAAGTCGACtatcaccaccacccccaccaccagcTACCCGTCGCCCAAGGGCAAACTCGAGGCTGTTCCCGATCATTCCGCCACGAGCGAAGGTGTCGCGAACAAAGTGTGGCAAACGGTATCGGCGGACTCGAAGCGAAAGGCCGCCCTTTCCGCGGCACTGCGTGCGAATGAGCTGATGAAGGAGGAAGCGGCACAACCGTCGAGCGAAAGCTTCTCCAACCTGCGCACCGTGCTGGAGCGTAGCCCAACCGCTCCCCAGCTGGTGGCGCTCCGATCGCCCGACGAAGGTTATGAATCGGCCAGCAATGTGCCGCGGGCAGCTACACTGAGCTTGAGCGATTTTACCATCCAAAACGCACGTCTGTCACAGAAAGAGCGTAAGCGGCTAAATTCGGAAAAGTCCCGGTTGGCGAAAGCCGCCAATGCTGTAGAGCCAGCGGAAAGCTTAGCACCGCCCGTTGCACCGGTTAACCCGTGGAAAAGTATCGCAAGCATACCGGCAGCCGATCTGTTCAAAGCCGCCGACCCGGCCCTGGGATCGGATGTTGCGCTGCCGGGCCGTAAGCAGCGCAACAATAGTACAAACGAGCCAAGCAAATCAGTGAAAGCAGAACCGGGCGTAACCAGCTACTACCTCTAG